The window aaattttcttgatttgtttcaaattcGAATACTTTATTGTGGACTTATGtttctaaattttgaaaattccctCTTATTTAAGTGAACATTTGGTCACTAGAATTCAtacaaaacatttcatttaaacCGTTTAAGTTGAGGCCCGAATCCCGATAAGTTCGTAGCTTTACGAGCGTGGAAATTTACAGGTGTTGATTTCAACGTGTGTccataatttttgtactttttggatgaaACATCCacttcttttgaaaatttgatatttgtattttttggataaaatcaaCCCTTAATGCAAATCATAGCTCAATTTAGCGGGGCCAACCTCTCTGAACCTTTATTTTGTGTAGTTCTACAATAATCGGGGAATAATATGCCGGAGGATTTTCagattttagtattattatgtttatttttggcgcaattatattaatttcggGAATTTGTACGTACCTTATCCAAGAAAAGTTAAAGAACTTCCTGCGGCCGTACTGTATTCTGTGAATTTCATCCGGAGAACTTCAGGATGGCAAACGACTTGGAAACGCTAGTAGTGTCTGGGAATTTTGAGATTCTGGAAATTGAGAATTGTAGTCGCGGAtaggaaaaatgattaaaatattttctaattctttGAAATTGGTTTCTTATGTACATTATTTCTCTCTggcaaattccatgatttacctcTCATTTTAGAGTTCGTGCTGGCTAATaacgaaaaatagactcacggtgcaaaaatgtaccgcttaagaAAAAAACAGTCTAGAggaataatattcatatttaattttgtaatttgattatcatatctgtaataaaattgcctataaattaaaacaaaataaattatcacttaaatattttttctctaaaatatttttaggatcGAGTTAGTacagtattaattttaatcacaaaaacCTCGTTTTTGGGTTCGATTTATcataagagtttaaaaaatgctttgtcctTTTTTCACCTCAGAAAACACGAATTATTCAAACCTTACCgacatttaccaaaaaaagttattaattgatcattttttttctttttcagatACTCCGAATACGCTAAATGAAAATAGTAAAGAATTATTCGAATTTCCGTTACAATCTAGCACAGAATGTTCCAGAGTATCGACACActcatatttatttacaatagatcatgaatcattattatttaagtttaacaGCGAATCAGATTTACGAAATTTTCACATATTAGTTACAAAAGTGAAATCTGGTCGAGGTGCCTCAGTATTTTCAGTACGAACGGAGGACAGTTCCGCATCacagtattttcaattttacggGTATTTATCACAACAGCAAAACATGTTACAAGATTTTGTACGAACTAGCACATATCAGCGTGCAATATTGGGTAACATATCCGATTTTCGTGATAAAATTGTGTTAGATGTAGGAGCCGGTTCCGGGATATTATCGTTTTTCGCTGTTCAAGCCGGTGCAAAACATGTTTACGCTGTTGAAGCCTCAAATATGGCACATCATGCTCAAAGTTTAGTACAATCAAATAATTTGGACGATAAAATTACTGTGATCGCTGGAAAAATCGAGGAAATtgacttaaaagaaaaagtcgATATTATTATATCAGAACCAATGGGCTACATGTTATATAACGAACGAATGTTAGAAACGTATTTACATGCAAAGAAATGGTTGAAACCGGGTGGGAAAATGTTTCCAACACGAGGTGAATTACATATTGCACCGTTCACGGATGAAGCTCTCTTTATGGAGCAGTTTAATAAAGCAAACTTTTGGATACAAACATGCTTTCACGGTGTGGATTTAAGTTCTATGCGTAATGCAGCGAAGAAGGAATATTTTAGACAACCAATTGTGGATACGTTTGATGTACGAATATGTTTGAGTAAATCAGTTCGACACGTTGTAGATTTTCTGGATGCACATGAAACGGACTTGCATAATATtggtatgttttattttcatttttatttcctgTACATTGATTAAGTTGCGTACTACGAATAAGAGTTTCATTCACTACATCGAGATCCTACTGTTTTCTATTTTGGTGGATACTATTAATACAGTAAAAATTTGTCCAAATTAACGTAAAAAAGtggtaaaatgaaaaatactaatctggagtaattttcaaaatatcgaaaattgaaaattgtgtttaGTTGTTAAGCTTTcggtatttcgaaaaccaaggcatatatcgaaaaattgtattctactttttcgtctatattcatgaagttggAACAAAATCCCAATTCTTATCgaagaaaattcttttttataaattgtaggaTGCTTTGTTACAATCCGCACAGTTACCAAATTGTGcggaaattatattattttacggcgaaaattttgttacaaatagaTACCATTAAAAGCCACAATTTGATCGTTGTACGAATTTCCTGTAAGTAATAAATGACGAAAAACGCGATTTGTTTCGCAATAAAACCGTGTTTTCTCGTAAAGTTtgactttcttttcttttaccTTCATTGAGGACTAAGATTTCTTATAACTTCGTATACCATTAAAAGCCACAATTTTATCGTCGAACGGATTTCCTGTAGGTCATACAAGCCGAGAAAATAAATGACGAAAAACgcgattttttttgcaataaaaccGTGTTTTCTCGTAAAGTTTGACTTTTCTTTTACCTTCATTAACGACTATAATATCTGATAACTTCGTAAAATTGACTCACAGATGGCGAGACTATAGTTCTCAATATATCTAAATTCTggcaattattttctaatataaattttgccatagttttaatagtttagataaaaatttataactttctaTGTATTTTTTAGATAAGGTTAGGGTAAGAAAAACTTAGAATTCAAATACAAACCTTCTCCTGGTATCCTTCAAACCTTCTAAACATCCATAAAAAGCAGTGTTCACATATTTCAAAGAAATAGTTTGAAGataaatcaagaaattttccaaatttcaaaatacttcAATCGTAAGGAATAAATGAATTTAGAAATTAGTATTGACCAAAATATCTCTGATTTAGGATTTAATAATAtggtattaaattaattatccgATAAGAAACCTTCCACAAATCCAATTTTGGAAAACAGGACTCTAATACGTATCTTAAGGGGGCTttctcatataaaattttgaaaaaatcacttttcaaatatataagtaattttGGATGTTATTGTACATGCatgtcgtaaaattttttttttgatcttTTTGGCCTATTTTACCGCTGCAAGAAGCGTTTCAGAAAATTTGAGCTGGTGCGACACTTTGTAAAAATCTccggtaaaaaattaaaaaaaaaaatcaaacgcGATTCGATTCATAAGacaataaatcttttaaaagccAAAAACACCATTTTTTGGGTAGAATTTGCCCCTGTTTGTTTTGAGAATGATGAAACCTCCAAACATTCCCCAGTTTTAGTCCAGAATGTGTGGATCCGAGATCCATCAATGCTAGGAGAAATCCCTATGAAGAAGCTGTTTATTTTCTTCGTGATGGCCTTGACAGAATTCTATATCTTCTTCTTCGTTAAATACCATCTATTACCCGAAGGCGCCTCCCCTTGGGATCGCAAATGGTTTTCAAGGAGTGCACAGAAGAACCCTTGATCTAGGTGCAAGAAATTCATTTACGGTACTccatttatgatttattattattacggtGCCTCCCTTTTAAACCTTGGATACATAGCTTCTTCTACTTAAAATAGCATTTCTTATCCGGAGGCGTCTTCGGGTCTCAGGTGGTTTTCAAGGAGTGCAAAAAGAAACCCTTGATCTAGGTGCCCCCCTTTTGAATATCATCAAAAATAGTTCAggaattcaaatgaaataaatattttaattttccaaataccTTCCCATTCCCAAATTCCTAAATCAGAGTtgaattttaatcgaaaatataaatttcaaataataacattGTTCAATGTAATTTTTCAGACATACCGTTAGAATTTCATATATTAGAATCTGGTCCATGTCACGGCCTAGCATTTTGGTTTGACGTCGCATTCGCCGGATCCACATCACTCGTATGGTTAAGTACAGCACCCACAGAACCGCTAACACATTGGTATCAAGTACGATGTCTCTTAGAACGGCCGTTATTCGCAAAACAAGGACAACTATTAACTGGAAATGTACATTTGGCAGCTAATATGCGACAGAGTTATGATGTCACgattaatttacatttagaaGGGACAAGTTTTACATCAACAAATACGCTAGATTTAAAGAATCCATACTTTAGATATACTGGTACACCGGCAGCTCCACCACCAGGCTTAAATAATACATCACCCAGTGAAAATTATTGGAATCAACTTGATGCACAAGGTGCTCGTAATGGTAATTTCTATAATTCAGATCGTTCATTTTAAGTAAGGTGTTATTCGTAAAATATTTCAcgcaaaaatttagcttttgcTTAATCCCCACCCTCTTTCGCCAGGTTGCATCACGTTTTCGGAAATCTCGCTGACTAGCCGGCACTGAATTTCGTCATaatagaattatcaaaaaaaattatcgtgaTTTCAGATATATATCTCCGCGAAAAATGATCCGATCTTGATCATATGCAGCTCAATCgattgtataaattttcaatttttttaacgctCAAAAGTTATTATCACCCCCTATCG is drawn from Chrysoperla carnea chromosome X, inChrCarn1.1, whole genome shotgun sequence and contains these coding sequences:
- the LOC123302156 gene encoding histone-arginine methyltransferase CARMER isoform X4, which gives rise to MANLYNNVKVFNLNNDGVVKPKYDFLVTISAEYDPQGYSIRLLSDTPNTLNENSKELFEFPLQSSTECSRVSTHSYLFTIDHESLLFKFNSESDLRNFHILVTKVKSGRGASVFSVRTEDSSASQYFQFYGYLSQQQNMLQDFVRTSTYQRAILGNISDFRDKIVLDVGAGSGILSFFAVQAGAKHVYAVEASNMAHHAQSLVQSNNLDDKITVIAGKIEEIDLKEKVDIIISEPMGYMLYNERMLETYLHAKKWLKPGGKMFPTRGELHIAPFTDEALFMEQFNKANFWIQTCFHGVDLSSMRNAAKKEYFRQPIVDTFDVRICLSKSVRHVVDFLDAHETDLHNIDIPLEFHILESGPCHGLAFWFDVAFAGSTSLVWLSTAPTEPLTHWYQVRCLLERPLFAKQGQLLTGNVHLAANMRQSYDVTINLHLEGTSFTSTNTLDLKNPYFRYTGTPAAPPPGLNNTSPSENYWNQLDAQGARNAVNMVNGMSVNGLGEVSMDTNQANVYIDLGNQPNIHPGCISSTGRGRGGAATSTQGIQLIGGGITPTLFTSPTTHAVIMGNYPVNASLMIGDYVTPSNNVYRQ
- the LOC123302156 gene encoding histone-arginine methyltransferase CARMER isoform X2, with product MANLYNNVKVFNLNNDGVVKPKYDFLVTISAEYDPQGYSIRLLSDTPNTLNENSKELFEFPLQSSTECSRVSTHSYLFTIDHESLLFKFNSESDLRNFHILVTKVKSGRGASVFSVRTEDSSASQYFQFYGYLSQQQNMLQDFVRTSTYQRAILGNISDFRDKIVLDVGAGSGILSFFAVQAGAKHVYAVEASNMAHHAQSLVQSNNLDDKITVIAGKIEEIDLKEKVDIIISEPMGYMLYNERMLETYLHAKKWLKPGGKMFPTRGELHIAPFTDEALFMEQFNKANFWIQTCFHGVDLSSMRNAAKKEYFRQPIVDTFDVRICLSKSVRHVVDFLDAHETDLHNIDIPLEFHILESGPCHGLAFWFDVAFAGSTSLVWLSTAPTEPLTHWYQVRCLLERPLFAKQGQLLTGNVHLAANMRQSYDVTINLHLEGTSFTSTNTLDLKNPYFRYTGTPAAPPPGLNNTSPSENYWNQLDAQAVNMVNGMSVNGLGEVSMDTNQAVINPTLLALGNSIGNQPNIHPGCISSTGRGRGGAATSTQGIQLIGGGITPTLFTSPTTHAQPHQQLVMGNYPVNASLMIGDYVTPSNNVYRQ
- the LOC123302156 gene encoding histone-arginine methyltransferase CARMER isoform X1 translates to MANLYNNVKVFNLNNDGVVKPKYDFLVTISAEYDPQGYSIRLLSDTPNTLNENSKELFEFPLQSSTECSRVSTHSYLFTIDHESLLFKFNSESDLRNFHILVTKVKSGRGASVFSVRTEDSSASQYFQFYGYLSQQQNMLQDFVRTSTYQRAILGNISDFRDKIVLDVGAGSGILSFFAVQAGAKHVYAVEASNMAHHAQSLVQSNNLDDKITVIAGKIEEIDLKEKVDIIISEPMGYMLYNERMLETYLHAKKWLKPGGKMFPTRGELHIAPFTDEALFMEQFNKANFWIQTCFHGVDLSSMRNAAKKEYFRQPIVDTFDVRICLSKSVRHVVDFLDAHETDLHNIDIPLEFHILESGPCHGLAFWFDVAFAGSTSLVWLSTAPTEPLTHWYQVRCLLERPLFAKQGQLLTGNVHLAANMRQSYDVTINLHLEGTSFTSTNTLDLKNPYFRYTGTPAAPPPGLNNTSPSENYWNQLDAQGARNAVNMVNGMSVNGLGEVSMDTNQAVINPTLLALGNSIGNQPNIHPGCISSTGRGRGGAATSTQGIQLIGGGITPTLFTSPTTHAQPHQQLVMGNYPVNASLMIGDYVTPSNNVYRQ
- the LOC123302156 gene encoding histone-arginine methyltransferase CARMER isoform X3; this encodes MANLYNNVKVFNLNNDGVVKPKYDFLVTISAEYDPQGYSIRLLSDTPNTLNENSKELFEFPLQSSTECSRVSTHSYLFTIDHESLLFKFNSESDLRNFHILVTKVKSGRGASVFSVRTEDSSASQYFQFYGYLSQQQNMLQDFVRTSTYQRAILGNISDFRDKIVLDVGAGSGILSFFAVQAGAKHVYAVEASNMAHHAQSLVQSNNLDDKITVIAGKIEEIDLKEKVDIIISEPMGYMLYNERMLETYLHAKKWLKPGGKMFPTRGELHIAPFTDEALFMEQFNKANFWIQTCFHGVDLSSMRNAAKKEYFRQPIVDTFDVRICLSKSVRHVVDFLDAHETDLHNIDIPLEFHILESGPCHGLAFWFDVAFAGSTSLVWLSTAPTEPLTHWYQVRCLLERPLFAKQGQLLTGNVHLAANMRQSYDVTINLHLEGTSFTSTNTLDLKNPYFRYTGTPAAPPPGLNNTSPSENYWNQLDAQGARNAVNMVNGMSVNGLGEVSMDTNQAVINPTLLALGNSNQPNIHPGCISSTGRGRGGAATSTQGIQLIGGGITPTLFTSPTTHAVIMGNYPVNASLMIGDYVTPSNNVYRQ
- the LOC123302156 gene encoding histone-arginine methyltransferase CARMER isoform X5, which translates into the protein MANLYNNVKVFNLNNDGVVKPKYDFLVTISAEYDPQGYSIRLLSGNKELFEFPLQSSTECSRVSTHSYLFTIDHESLLFKFNSESDLRNFHILVTKVKSGRGASVFSVRTEDSSASQYFQFYGYLSQQQNMLQDFVRTSTYQRAILGNISDFRDKIVLDVGAGSGILSFFAVQAGAKHVYAVEASNMAHHAQSLVQSNNLDDKITVIAGKIEEIDLKEKVDIIISEPMGYMLYNERMLETYLHAKKWLKPGGKMFPTRGELHIAPFTDEALFMEQFNKANFWIQTCFHGVDLSSMRNAAKKEYFRQPIVDTFDVRICLSKSVRHVVDFLDAHETDLHNIDIPLEFHILESGPCHGLAFWFDVAFAGSTSLVWLSTAPTEPLTHWYQVRCLLERPLFAKQGQLLTGNVHLAANMRQSYDVTINLHLEGTSFTSTNTLDLKNPYFRYTGTPAAPPPGLNNTSPSENYWNQLDAQGARNAVNMVNGMSVNGLGEVSMDTNQANVYIDLGNQPNIHPGCISSTGRGRGGAATSTQGIQLIGGGITPTLFTSPTTHAVIMGNYPVNASLMIGDYVTPSNNVYRQ